The Solicola gregarius DNA window GTCGGCGCCGGGCCGCTCGACGACCTGCTTCACGAGGACGGCGTGACCGACGTTCTGGTCAACGGTCCCGATCACGTGTACGTCGACCGCGGCGACGGGTTGGAGCGCACCGACGTACGCTTCGCCGACGACGCTGCCGTACGCCGGCTCGCGGCCCGGCTCGCGGCGGCGGGTGGTCGCCGGCTCGACGACGCGAGCCCGCATGTCGATGTCCGGCTGCACGACGGTACGCGGTTCCACGCGGTGCTCTCGCCGATCGCCCGACCGGGCACGCTGCTCTCGCTGCGGGTTCCGGCACGCCGCGCGTACACGCTCGACGACCTCGAGGGCTCGGGCACGCTCCCGGCGCACGGTGCGTCCCTGCTGCGCAGGTTGGTGGCGTCGCGGGCTGCCTTCCTCGTGACCGGCGGCACGGGCTGCGGCAAGACCACGCTGCTTGCGGCGCTCCTCGGGATCGTCGATCCGAGAGAGAGGCTCGTGATCGTCGAAGACGCCAGTGAGCTGCGCCCCGACCATCCGCACGTCGTCGGGCTGGAGGGGCGGCCGATCAACGTGGAGGGTGCTGGTGCCGTCGTGCTCCGAGACCTGGTCCGGCAGGCACTGCGGATGCGGCCCGATCGGCTGATCGTCGGCGAGGTACGCGGCGCCGAGGTCGTCGACCTGCTCGCCGCCCTGAACACCGGCCATGAAGGTGGGTGCGGCACCGTGCACGCGAACTCAGCCGGTGATCTGCCGGCGCGCATCGAGGCGCTGGGCGTCGCCGCGGGGCTTCCTCGCGCCGCCGCGCACAGCCAGCTGTCCGCGGCGGTCGACGTGGTCGTCCATCTGACCCGACGAAGCGACGGTCGCCGCACGCTGCGCGAGCTGGCCGTCCTGAATCCGTCGGCCGACGGGCTGGCCCATGCGGTCACCGGGGTCGGCTTCGACGACGGCGGCGTGGCGTCGCCCGGTCCGGGCGAAGGACGGCTCGAAGCGATCCTCGGTCGCGCGCGATGAGCACCGTCGGCCTGGTCGCGATCGGCCTCGCGGCGTGCGTGGCAGCGCTGCTCGTGCGAGGCTCACCCGAACGCGTCGCCGCACGACGGCTCGGCTCATCGCGGCGTACGCTTCGCGCCCAGCTGGCGGTGCACCCGCTTCTCGTGGTCGTACCCGCGGTGGCCGTCGCGTCCGCCGTCGCATTCACCACCTTCGGCTCCCGCCCCAACCTGCTGCTGGTCGCGGTGACCGGCTGCGCCGTTGCGTACGCCGCCGTGACGCTACGGCGGCGCACCGCGGCGCGTGCCGTGCGGCACCGAAGACAGGCCGAGACGGTCGACATCTGCGACGCGATCGTCTCCGAGCTGGCGGCCGGCAGCCCGTCGACTCGTGCCATCGCCAACGTGGCGGCCGATTGGTCGTTCCTGAACCCCGTTGCGCACTGCGCCGATCTCGGCGGCGATGTCGCACAGAGCCTCCGCAACGTGGCGTCCGAACCAGGCCGAGCCGCGCTCGCGCAGATCGCCGCGGCCTGGGAGGTCTCGGTCCGCACGGGTGCCGGCCTCGCCGACGTGCTCGATCGCCTGTCGACGGCGATGCGCGCGGATGACGAGGCGCGTCAAGAAGTGGTCGCGTCGCTCGGTGCGCCGCGCGCGACTGCCAGGGTGCTCGCCGTGCTGCCGGTGTTCGGTCTCGCACTCGGGTCCGGCATCGGCGGGGATCCGCTTGCCGTGCTTCTCGAGTCCATGCTCGGGGCGATCTGCCTCGCGGTGGGCAGCGCACTCGCGATCTCGGGGTTGTTCTGGGTCGAGCGCATCGCCGATGCAGCGGAGCTGGTGTGACGTGGTGTGGGCAAGCGTCCTTGCCGGGCTCTCCGTCGCCGTCTGGATGCGGATGCCGTCGCCGAGGCGGGTGCGACGCGTTGCGGCCGGGCCCAGGGCCGACGGACCGATCGACCGGCTCCGAGACGCCGATCTGCTGACGTCACCGTGGATCGCCGCGCTCGGGGCGGCGATTGCCGTGACGCAGATCTTCTCCGGGGAGCTCGGGCTCGTGGTCGCGGCGGCGTGTGCGGTCGCCGCGTACCGGTGGGTGGACGGCCTCGAGTCGATCGGTGCCCGGCGCCGGCGCGAGCAGCTCGCCCGCGACCTACCCGTCGGAGTCGACCTCCTGGTGGCAGCGCTGTCGGCAGGCCGGCCACCCGGGCAGGCGATGGCGGCCGTCGCGGCCGCGGTCGGCGGCCCGCTGGGCACCGACCTCGCAGCGATCGCGGCTCGGCTGGAGCTGGGAGCAGATCCGACGCGGGTGTGGCGCGACGTCGCGGACGATCCCGTGCTGGGGCCGGTGGGCCGGTCCTTTCGGCGCGCGTCCCAGAGCGGCGCGTCGGTGACCACGGTGCTCGCACGATGCGTCGAAGACCTTCGGCGCCGGCGTCACACGGAGGCGAACCGGGTGGCACGAAGTGCGGGCGTACGTACAGCCGCTCCGCTCGGTCTCTGCTTCTTGCCGGCGTTCATCGTCGTCGGCGTCGTGCCGACGGTCGTCGGTGCGTTCTGGCATCTCGTGCTCTGAGGCGTCGCCTCGGACCGCGTTTCGTCCACAGTCCGGGCCGTCGGCACGCGGTTTTCCCCAGGGCGGTCCGGTCTCGCGGCAGCCGACGGTCCGAACCACGCACGGTGAAAGCGAAAGCCGCTCGACGCCTCGTCGAGCAGATCGAACTGAATCGAGGAGACAGCAGATGAAGACACTCAGAGCCCGACTCGGCCGTGACGACGCCGGCATGTCGACGGCCGAGTACGCGGTGGGCACCGTTGGTGCGTGCGGCCTCGGCGGCGTGCTGGTCAAGCTCGCGCAGAGCCCTTGGTTCGGAAACCTGGTGAAGGACGTCATCGACAACGTCACGCATTGGCTGCCCTTCTGAGCAGTCGCGTGTCGCCCGATTGCGCGCCGTAGTGCCGGGGCCGGGGCGCGTGCGGCTCGCCCCGGCCCTGTTCTTTCGCCTAGCAAGGAGAACCCATGTACAACGAGAAGCCCGCCGGCCGGTGCGCCTCGTACCGCGAGCGAGGGCACGCGACCGTCGAGTACGCGGTCGGCACCGTCGGTGCGGCGGGTCTCGCCGCCGCACTCGTCCAACTGGCCGGCAGCGGCTGGTTCTACGACCTGATCCAGTCGCTGCTGCGCGTCGCGTACGGCCTGCCCGAGTTTCCGACGCCCTCGGTGTTGTTCTGATGGCGCGGCGTAGCGAGAGCGGCATGGTGACGGTCGAGACGGCGGTCGTGATCCCCGTGCTCATCGTGCTCACCTTGGTGTTGGCCTGGATCGTGTCGCTCGGCATCGCACAGGTCCGCCTGGTTGATGCCGCGCGCGAGGCCGCACGGATGACCGCGCGTGGAGACTCAGAGTCCAAGGCGACGCAGCTGGCAGAGCGCATCGCTCCCGATGGCTCCGTGGTCGAGATCGACAGCGCCGATGGCGTAGCCGAGGTACGGGTCAAGCTCGTCGTTCGTACGGACCTCCCCCTCGTCGGCAAGATCGGCGCGGTCGACCTCGACGCGACGGCCTCCTCGGTCACCGAGGCGGGCGCGTCGTGACCGAGCGAGGGTCGGCGACGGTCTACGCGGTGGTGCTCGCGACCATGATCGGGCTGATGGCGGTCGTCGCGGCGCAATGCGTCGCGTTGGCGCGCATCCAGCACAAGGCCGCGAGCGCCGCCGACCTCGCCGCGATCGCCGCGTCGCAGGCCGCGCAGGCCGGCGCCGACGGCTGCGCACAAGCCCGCAAGGTGGCCAGCCGCAACGCGGGGGAGGTGCGCGAGTGCGAGATGGCCGACGCGGTCGCGACCGTCACCGTGCAGATCGAGAGTCCGACGATGTGGGGCCGGACGTGGCAGGTCGCGCAGCGTGCGAGGGCCGCGCCGGGCGACTACGTCGTGGAGCCGGACTCGTGAACGTCCGCCAGCACGACGTCGAGCAGCCGCACGGCGCCGGCCTTGTCCAGCGGCTGATTGCCGTTTCCGCACTTGGGCGACTGGACGCAGGAGGGGCATCCGTCGGCGCACTCGCATCCCGCGATCGCGTCGCGCGTCGTCTGCAACCACTCGGCGGCTCGTTCGTACGCTCGGCTGGCGAACCCGGCGCCGCCCGGGTGCCCGTCGTAGACGAACACCGTGAGCATCCCGGTATCCGGGTGCAGCGCGGTCGATACCCCGCCGATGTCCCATCGATCGCAGCTGGCGAGCAGCGGGAGCAGGCCGATCGACGCGTGTTCGGCGGCATGGGCCGCGCCGGGGATGTCCGCGGCCGACAACGCCGGGTCGACCGCGTCGTCCGGCACCATCCACCACACGCCCTTCGTCCGGAGCGTTCGTACGGGAAGGTCGAGCGGCTCCTCGGCGAGCACCTCACCCGATCCGATCCGGCGGCGCAGGTACGACACCACCTGCTGGCTGACGTCGACCGAGCCGTACGCCAGCTGGGTGCGTCCCCAGCTCGAGACGAGCTCCGGCTCCACGATGGCGATCTCGGTGACGTCGCGAGCGGTGGTCGTGTAGTCG harbors:
- a CDS encoding TadA family conjugal transfer-associated ATPase, giving the protein MTAVAAELVESVRETLAESGAHPTPSNVAGALRSQGRLYGNGTVLALVDALRRETVGAGPLDDLLHEDGVTDVLVNGPDHVYVDRGDGLERTDVRFADDAAVRRLAARLAAAGGRRLDDASPHVDVRLHDGTRFHAVLSPIARPGTLLSLRVPARRAYTLDDLEGSGTLPAHGASLLRRLVASRAAFLVTGGTGCGKTTLLAALLGIVDPRERLVIVEDASELRPDHPHVVGLEGRPINVEGAGAVVLRDLVRQALRMRPDRLIVGEVRGAEVVDLLAALNTGHEGGCGTVHANSAGDLPARIEALGVAAGLPRAAAHSQLSAAVDVVVHLTRRSDGRRTLRELAVLNPSADGLAHAVTGVGFDDGGVASPGPGEGRLEAILGRAR
- a CDS encoding type II secretion system F family protein; translated protein: MSTVGLVAIGLAACVAALLVRGSPERVAARRLGSSRRTLRAQLAVHPLLVVVPAVAVASAVAFTTFGSRPNLLLVAVTGCAVAYAAVTLRRRTAARAVRHRRQAETVDICDAIVSELAAGSPSTRAIANVAADWSFLNPVAHCADLGGDVAQSLRNVASEPGRAALAQIAAAWEVSVRTGAGLADVLDRLSTAMRADDEARQEVVASLGAPRATARVLAVLPVFGLALGSGIGGDPLAVLLESMLGAICLAVGSALAISGLFWVERIADAAELV
- a CDS encoding type II secretion system F family protein, coding for MWASVLAGLSVAVWMRMPSPRRVRRVAAGPRADGPIDRLRDADLLTSPWIAALGAAIAVTQIFSGELGLVVAAACAVAAYRWVDGLESIGARRRREQLARDLPVGVDLLVAALSAGRPPGQAMAAVAAAVGGPLGTDLAAIAARLELGADPTRVWRDVADDPVLGPVGRSFRRASQSGASVTTVLARCVEDLRRRRHTEANRVARSAGVRTAAPLGLCFLPAFIVVGVVPTVVGAFWHLVL
- a CDS encoding DUF4244 domain-containing protein, encoding MKTLRARLGRDDAGMSTAEYAVGTVGACGLGGVLVKLAQSPWFGNLVKDVIDNVTHWLPF
- a CDS encoding DUF4244 domain-containing protein, which gives rise to MYNEKPAGRCASYRERGHATVEYAVGTVGAAGLAAALVQLAGSGWFYDLIQSLLRVAYGLPEFPTPSVLF
- a CDS encoding TadE family protein; this translates as MARRSESGMVTVETAVVIPVLIVLTLVLAWIVSLGIAQVRLVDAAREAARMTARGDSESKATQLAERIAPDGSVVEIDSADGVAEVRVKLVVRTDLPLVGKIGAVDLDATASSVTEAGAS
- a CDS encoding Rv3654c family TadE-like protein, encoding MTERGSATVYAVVLATMIGLMAVVAAQCVALARIQHKAASAADLAAIAASQAAQAGADGCAQARKVASRNAGEVRECEMADAVATVTVQIESPTMWGRTWQVAQRARAAPGDYVVEPDS